One window of Streptomyces sp. NBC_00273 genomic DNA carries:
- a CDS encoding inositol monophosphatase family protein — protein MIDEFLAHGLSDVEEAVRKAAAIEIMPRFRQLAEHEVDEKNGPHDLVTVADRKAEEYLTAALTQLLPGSAVVGEEAVHADPGVYAALRADAPVWIVDPVDGTRQFVNGDPAFCTLVALALRGEILASWTFAPALEELATAVRGQGAYVNGERIHSGSPERGAALRVAIAHPLYTTDENKRTLARLDVPGVAARPCGSAGLEYLKVARGEMDGLAFTWPSAWDHAAGLLLVAEAGGVQSTVDRVPFRVDRDNALPFAVGRDEATTVRIRELLRGA, from the coding sequence ATGATCGATGAGTTCCTGGCCCATGGCCTGTCCGATGTGGAAGAGGCCGTCCGCAAGGCGGCGGCGATCGAGATCATGCCGAGATTCAGGCAGCTCGCCGAGCACGAGGTCGACGAGAAGAACGGCCCCCACGACCTGGTGACCGTGGCCGACCGCAAGGCCGAGGAGTACCTCACCGCGGCCCTGACGCAGCTGCTGCCCGGCTCCGCCGTGGTCGGCGAGGAGGCCGTGCACGCCGATCCCGGGGTGTACGCGGCGTTGCGCGCGGACGCCCCGGTGTGGATCGTCGACCCCGTCGACGGCACCCGCCAGTTCGTGAACGGCGACCCCGCCTTCTGCACCCTGGTCGCGCTGGCCCTGCGCGGGGAGATCCTCGCCTCCTGGACCTTCGCCCCGGCACTGGAGGAGCTGGCGACCGCCGTGCGCGGGCAGGGCGCGTACGTCAACGGCGAGCGGATCCACAGCGGTTCGCCGGAACGGGGCGCCGCGCTGCGGGTCGCCATCGCCCACCCGCTCTACACGACTGACGAGAACAAGCGGACGCTGGCACGGCTGGACGTGCCCGGGGTCGCGGCCCGTCCGTGCGGCTCGGCGGGCCTGGAGTACCTGAAGGTGGCCCGCGGCGAGATGGACGGCCTGGCCTTCACCTGGCCGTCGGCCTGGGACCATGCGGCCGGGCTGCTGCTGGTCGCCGAGGCCGGCGGCGTGCAGAGCACGGTCGACCGGGTCCCCTTCCGAGTGGACCGGGACAACGCGCTGCCGTTCGCCGTCGGGCGGGACGAGGCCACCACCGTACGCATCCGGGAGCTGCTCCGGGGCGCCTGA
- a CDS encoding DUF7196 family protein — protein MACNCGRASRSTFVYRLVLPNGVTRQYPTRQEADAANKRAGGHGSITAVRQ, from the coding sequence ATGGCATGCAACTGCGGACGCGCCAGCCGGTCCACGTTCGTCTACCGACTAGTCCTCCCCAACGGGGTCACGCGCCAGTACCCCACGCGACAGGAGGCCGACGCCGCCAACAAGAGGGCGGGCGGGCACGGTTCCATCACGGCGGTCCGCCAGTAG
- a CDS encoding Ig-like domain repeat protein gives MASSTTTVTSAPDPSVFGQSVTFTATVQPEVAGPTPTGSVEFVVDAVPVATVPLDMSGQAQYTTSDLEVGLHGMEANYSGDAEYDPSTGADTQEVTLANTTTTLAFDPEPSVCGETVTATAQVTPVPPGAGTPTGLVSFIVSDDGPVLTAPVDVNGQAQVSFSGLDVGFHQAAAFYTGDADFNGSNSPLTLHVVNPAPVSVTVSANPDPSVCGETVTLCATVAPVSSGVGNPSGSVTFTGPGGLNETVPLDAGGTACVTTTVLETGTVTASYGGDDCYASGTGTFDVTVNPASSTVSVTVEPNPSVCGETVTVCATVTAVAPGSGTPTGTVTFTGPGGLNETVTLDAGGTACLTTTVLETGTVTAAYNGDGCFSSSTGTAPVTVNQAASTVSVTVEPNPSVCGETVTVCATVTAVAPGSGTPTGTITFTGPGGLNTTVPLDAGGTACVTTSSLTSGTVTAIYNGDGCFSSSTGTFDVTVNPASSTVSVTVEPNPSVCGETVTVCATVTAVAPGSGTPTGTITFTGPGGLNETVTLDAGGTACLTTTVLETGTVTATYNGDGCFTSSTGTAPVTVNQAASTTTVSVTPNPSVCGETVTVCATVTAVAPGSGTPTGTVTFTGAGLNTTVPLDASGTACVTTTALETGTVTAVYNGEECFSPSTGTADVAVNPASSTVSVTVEPNPSVCGETVTVCATVTAVAPGSGTPTGTVTFTGPGGLNTTVALDAAGTACVTTTALETGTVTVTYTGDTCFLSSTGSLDVTVNPASSTVSVTVEPNPSVCGETVTVCATVTAVAPGSGTPTGTVTFLLPDGSTQVAGLDAAGTACVTTTALETGTVTVTYTGDTCFLSSTGSLDVTVNPASSTVSVTVEPNPSVCGQSVTVCATVTAVAPGSGTPTGTITFTGPGGLNVTLALDAGGTACLTTSSLTSGTYSATYNGDSCFASSDSPFDVTVNQAASTTTVSVEPNPSVCGETVTVCATVTAVAPGSGTPTGTITFTGPGELNTTVPLDASGTACVTTSSLTSGTVTAVYNGDGCFTSSTDTTMVTVNQASSTVSVTVEPNPSVCGETVTVCATVTAVAPGSGTPTGTVTFTGAGLNTTVPLDAGGTACLTTTALETGTVTAAYDGDGCFTSSTGTAPVTVNQAASTVSVTVEPNPSVCGETVTVCATVTAVAPGSGTPTGTITFTGPGGLNTTVTLDAGGTACVTTSSLTSGTVTAVYNGDGCFTSSTGTAPVTVNQASSTVSVTVEPNPSVCGQSVTVCATVTAVAPGSGTPTGTITFTGPGGLNVTLALDAGGTACLTTSSLTSGTYSATYNGDSCFASSDSPFDVTVNQAASTTTVSVEPNPSVCGETVTVCATVTAVAPGSGTPTGTITFTGPGGLNTTVPLDAGGTACVTTSSLTSGTVTAVYNGDGCFSSSTGTAPVTVNQAASTTTVSVTPNPSVCGQSVTVCATVTAVAPGSGTPTGTVTFTGAGLNTTVPLDAGGTACVTTSSLTSGTVTAVYNGAGCFSSSTGTAPVTVNQAASTTTVSVTPNPSVCGQSVAVCATVTAVAPGSGTPTGTVTFTGPGGLNTTVPLNAGGTACVTTSSLASGTVTAAYNGDGCFKPSNGTTGVTVNNAQTTTALTITPNPAVCGRPVTFCATVTTVAPGSGTPTGTVTFTGPGGFSQTVTLNAGGTACVTTTAGASGTVTAVYNGGTCHSPSAMAANLTVNPAPTTLTAAPAQIRLRTNGTFVIPSMSATLKVTSSAAPLPGQLVTFKANTTLGPIVLGTALTNASGVATLAPPMLPVPSTVITATSYTASFAGTSCYAASSVTAPLTLVLFPLLP, from the coding sequence ATGGCCAGTTCGACCACCACCGTGACCTCGGCACCGGATCCGTCCGTCTTCGGCCAGTCGGTCACCTTCACCGCCACCGTCCAGCCGGAAGTCGCCGGCCCCACCCCGACCGGCAGCGTCGAATTCGTCGTCGACGCCGTGCCCGTCGCGACGGTGCCGCTCGACATGAGCGGCCAGGCGCAGTACACGACCAGCGATCTGGAGGTCGGTCTCCACGGGATGGAGGCCAACTACTCCGGCGACGCAGAGTACGACCCGTCCACGGGCGCGGACACCCAGGAGGTCACCCTCGCGAACACCACCACCACGCTGGCCTTCGACCCCGAGCCCTCGGTCTGCGGCGAGACGGTGACCGCCACCGCCCAAGTGACCCCCGTTCCGCCGGGCGCGGGAACCCCCACCGGGCTGGTGTCCTTCATCGTCAGCGACGACGGTCCGGTGCTGACCGCCCCCGTGGACGTGAACGGGCAGGCGCAGGTCAGCTTCAGCGGCCTGGACGTCGGCTTCCACCAGGCAGCCGCCTTCTACACCGGCGACGCGGACTTCAACGGGTCGAACTCCCCGCTGACCCTCCACGTCGTCAACCCTGCGCCCGTCTCGGTCACCGTCTCGGCGAACCCCGACCCGTCGGTGTGCGGCGAGACCGTGACGCTCTGTGCCACCGTGGCACCGGTCTCCTCGGGCGTCGGCAATCCGTCGGGCTCGGTGACCTTCACCGGCCCCGGCGGCCTCAACGAGACGGTGCCGCTGGACGCGGGCGGCACGGCCTGCGTCACCACGACCGTGCTGGAGACCGGCACGGTCACCGCCTCCTACGGTGGCGACGATTGCTACGCGAGCGGGACCGGCACGTTCGACGTGACGGTCAACCCGGCGTCGAGCACGGTGTCGGTGACGGTGGAGCCCAACCCGTCCGTGTGCGGCGAAACCGTGACCGTGTGCGCCACGGTCACCGCAGTCGCACCCGGCAGCGGAACCCCCACCGGAACCGTCACCTTCACCGGCCCCGGCGGACTCAACGAGACGGTAACCCTGGACGCCGGCGGCACGGCCTGCCTGACCACGACCGTGCTGGAGACCGGCACGGTCACCGCCGCCTACAACGGCGACGGATGCTTCTCCTCGTCCACCGGAACCGCACCGGTGACCGTCAACCAGGCAGCCAGCACGGTATCGGTGACGGTCGAACCCAACCCGTCCGTGTGCGGCGAAACCGTGACCGTGTGCGCCACCGTCACCGCAGTCGCACCCGGCAGCGGCACCCCCACCGGAACCATCACCTTCACCGGCCCCGGCGGACTCAACACGACCGTACCCCTCGACGCAGGCGGCACGGCCTGCGTCACCACCAGCAGCCTCACCAGCGGCACCGTCACGGCCATCTACAACGGCGACGGATGTTTCTCCTCATCGACCGGCACGTTCGACGTGACGGTCAACCCGGCGTCGAGCACGGTGTCGGTGACGGTCGAACCCAACCCGTCCGTATGCGGCGAAACCGTGACCGTGTGCGCCACCGTCACCGCAGTCGCACCCGGCAGCGGCACCCCCACCGGAACCATCACCTTCACCGGCCCCGGCGGACTCAACGAGACGGTAACCCTGGACGCCGGCGGCACGGCCTGCCTGACCACGACCGTGCTGGAGACCGGCACGGTCACCGCCACCTACAACGGCGACGGATGCTTCACCTCATCGACCGGCACCGCACCGGTGACCGTCAACCAGGCGGCCAGCACCACCACCGTGTCGGTGACCCCCAACCCCTCGGTATGCGGCGAAACCGTGACCGTGTGCGCCACCGTCACCGCAGTCGCACCCGGCAGCGGCACCCCCACCGGAACCGTCACCTTCACCGGGGCCGGGCTGAACACGACGGTGCCCCTGGACGCGAGCGGCACGGCGTGCGTCACCACGACCGCGCTGGAGACCGGCACGGTCACGGCTGTCTACAACGGCGAGGAATGCTTCTCCCCGTCGACCGGCACCGCGGACGTGGCGGTCAATCCGGCGTCGAGCACGGTGTCGGTGACGGTGGAGCCCAACCCGTCCGTATGCGGCGAAACCGTGACGGTGTGCGCCACCGTCACCGCAGTCGCACCGGGCAGCGGGACCCCCACCGGAACGGTCACCTTCACCGGCCCCGGCGGACTCAACACGACCGTGGCCTTGGACGCCGCCGGCACGGCGTGCGTCACCACGACCGCGCTGGAGACCGGCACGGTCACCGTCACGTACACGGGTGACACCTGCTTCCTGTCGTCGACGGGTTCACTGGACGTGACGGTCAACCCGGCGTCGAGCACGGTATCGGTGACGGTCGAACCCAACCCGTCCGTATGCGGCGAGACCGTGACGGTGTGCGCCACCGTCACCGCAGTCGCACCCGGCAGCGGCACCCCCACCGGAACCGTCACCTTCCTGCTGCCCGACGGCAGCACTCAGGTCGCGGGGCTGGACGCCGCCGGCACGGCGTGCGTCACCACGACCGCGCTGGAGACCGGCACGGTCACCGTCACGTACACGGGTGACACTTGCTTCCTGTCGTCGACGGGTTCACTGGACGTGACGGTCAACCCGGCGTCGAGCACGGTATCGGTGACGGTCGAACCCAACCCGTCCGTATGCGGCCAGTCCGTGACGGTGTGCGCCACCGTCACCGCAGTCGCACCCGGCAGCGGCACCCCCACCGGAACCATCACCTTCACCGGCCCCGGCGGACTCAACGTGACACTCGCGCTGGACGCAGGCGGCACGGCCTGCCTGACCACCAGCAGCCTCACCAGCGGCACGTACTCGGCCACCTACAACGGCGACTCCTGCTTCGCCAGCTCGGACAGCCCCTTCGACGTGACGGTCAACCAGGCCGCCAGCACCACCACCGTATCGGTCGAACCCAACCCGTCCGTATGCGGCGAAACCGTGACCGTGTGCGCCACCGTCACCGCAGTCGCACCCGGCAGCGGCACCCCCACCGGAACCATCACCTTCACCGGCCCCGGCGAACTCAACACGACCGTACCCCTCGACGCAAGCGGCACGGCATGCGTCACCACCAGCAGCCTCACCAGCGGCACCGTCACCGCCGTCTACAACGGCGACGGATGCTTCACCTCATCGACCGACACCACAATGGTGACGGTCAACCAGGCGTCGAGCACGGTATCGGTGACGGTGGAGCCCAACCCGTCCGTATGCGGCGAAACCGTGACGGTATGCGCCACCGTCACCGCAGTCGCACCCGGCAGCGGAACCCCCACCGGAACCGTCACCTTCACCGGGGCCGGGCTGAACACGACCGTACCCCTGGACGCCGGCGGCACGGCCTGCCTGACCACGACCGCGCTGGAGACCGGCACGGTCACGGCTGCCTACGACGGCGACGGATGCTTCACCTCGTCCACCGGAACCGCACCGGTGACCGTCAACCAGGCAGCCAGCACGGTATCGGTGACGGTCGAACCCAACCCGTCCGTATGCGGCGAGACCGTGACGGTATGCGCCACCGTCACCGCAGTCGCACCCGGCAGCGGCACCCCCACCGGAACCATCACCTTCACCGGCCCCGGCGGACTCAACACGACCGTGACCCTCGACGCAGGCGGCACGGCATGCGTCACCACCAGCAGCCTCACCAGCGGCACCGTCACCGCCGTCTACAACGGCGACGGATGCTTCACCTCATCGACCGGAACCGCGCCGGTGACCGTCAACCAGGCGTCGAGCACGGTATCGGTGACGGTCGAACCCAACCCGTCCGTGTGCGGCCAGTCCGTGACGGTGTGCGCCACCGTCACCGCAGTCGCACCCGGCAGCGGCACCCCCACCGGAACCATCACCTTCACCGGCCCCGGCGGACTCAACGTGACACTCGCGCTGGACGCAGGCGGCACGGCCTGCCTGACCACCAGCAGCCTCACCAGCGGCACGTACTCGGCCACCTACAACGGCGACTCCTGCTTCGCCAGCTCGGACAGCCCCTTCGACGTGACGGTCAACCAGGCCGCCAGCACCACCACCGTATCGGTCGAACCCAACCCGTCCGTATGCGGCGAAACCGTGACCGTGTGCGCCACCGTCACCGCAGTCGCACCCGGCAGCGGCACCCCCACCGGAACCATCACCTTCACCGGCCCCGGCGGACTCAACACGACCGTACCCCTCGACGCAGGCGGCACGGCATGCGTCACCACCAGCAGCCTCACCAGCGGCACCGTCACCGCCGTCTACAACGGCGACGGATGCTTCTCCTCGTCCACCGGAACCGCGCCGGTGACCGTCAACCAGGCGGCCAGCACCACCACCGTGTCGGTGACCCCCAACCCCTCGGTGTGCGGCCAGTCCGTGACGGTGTGCGCCACCGTCACCGCGGTCGCACCCGGCAGCGGCACCCCCACCGGAACCGTCACCTTCACCGGGGCCGGGCTGAACACGACCGTACCCCTGGACGCCGGCGGCACGGCGTGCGTCACCACGAGCAGCCTCACCAGCGGCACGGTCACGGCCGTCTACAACGGCGCGGGATGTTTCTCCTCATCGACCGGCACCGCACCGGTGACCGTCAACCAGGCGGCCAGCACCACCACCGTGTCGGTGACCCCCAACCCCTCGGTGTGCGGCCAGTCCGTAGCAGTGTGCGCCACCGTCACCGCAGTCGCACCCGGCAGCGGAACCCCCACCGGAACCGTCACCTTCACCGGCCCCGGCGGACTGAACACGACGGTGCCCCTGAACGCAGGCGGCACGGCGTGCGTCACCACGAGCAGCCTCGCCAGCGGCACGGTCACGGCCGCCTACAACGGCGACGGATGCTTCAAACCGTCGAACGGCACGACGGGCGTGACCGTGAACAACGCCCAGACCACGACCGCGCTCACCATCACCCCCAACCCCGCAGTCTGCGGCCGCCCGGTGACGTTCTGCGCCACGGTCACGACCGTCGCGCCGGGCAGCGGCACGCCCACCGGGACGGTCACCTTCACCGGCCCCGGCGGCTTCAGCCAGACCGTGACGCTCAACGCCGGAGGCACGGCCTGCGTCACCACCACCGCGGGCGCCAGCGGCACGGTGACCGCCGTCTACAACGGCGGCACCTGCCACAGTCCCTCCGCAATGGCGGCCAACCTGACCGTGAACCCGGCTCCCACGACGCTCACGGCGGCCCCGGCGCAGATCCGCCTGCGGACGAACGGCACGTTCGTCATCCCGTCGATGAGCGCCACGCTCAAGGTCACCTCGAGCGCCGCTCCGCTCCCGGGACAACTGGTCACCTTCAAGGCGAACACGACGCTCGGACCCATCGTCCTCGGGACCGCGCTCACCAACGCCAGCGGAGTGGCGACTCTGGCGCCGCCGATGCTGCCGGTTCCCAGCACGGTGATCACGGCGACGAGCTACACCGCGTCCTTCGCGGGGACGAGTTGCTACGCCGCTTCCTCCGTGACGGCGCCGCTGACACTCGTCCTCTTCCCGCTCCTTCCCTGA
- a CDS encoding thioesterase II family protein, with product MTNSAVRWFHSYRTTPDPELRLVCFPHAGGAPTSYWSWANAVPKEIEVLATCYPGRQDRMGEPFAPSLQAMADDIATALRDLGDVPLALFGHSMGSVVAHEVALRLDADHGIAPVRLFVSGSEAPHRREREQSQPESDAEFLAQLRGLGHSSLAAIEDPALLQLVLPSIRADYRLSAAYRPAEGARRHRAPLVAYAGAEDAHCTAEDLTAWSQYTAGAFETRVFPGDHFYLQAQEQPLLAHITGHLAADLRLRRVLNAARRTNG from the coding sequence ATGACCAACTCCGCCGTGCGGTGGTTCCACTCGTACCGGACCACTCCCGACCCGGAGCTGCGCCTGGTGTGCTTCCCGCACGCCGGTGGTGCACCCACCTCCTACTGGTCGTGGGCCAACGCGGTGCCCAAGGAGATCGAGGTCCTCGCGACCTGCTACCCCGGCCGCCAGGACCGGATGGGCGAGCCGTTCGCGCCCTCCCTGCAGGCCATGGCGGACGACATCGCCACCGCACTGCGCGACCTGGGGGACGTACCGCTCGCCCTGTTCGGTCACAGCATGGGGTCGGTGGTCGCCCACGAGGTGGCGCTGCGACTCGACGCCGACCACGGCATCGCCCCGGTGAGGCTGTTCGTGTCCGGGTCCGAGGCGCCCCACCGTCGTGAGAGGGAGCAGAGCCAGCCCGAGAGCGACGCCGAGTTCCTGGCGCAGCTGCGCGGGCTGGGGCATTCCTCGCTGGCTGCGATCGAGGACCCCGCGCTGCTGCAGCTCGTGCTGCCGAGCATCCGTGCCGACTACCGGCTGTCCGCCGCCTACCGGCCGGCGGAAGGGGCCCGCCGGCACCGCGCGCCGCTCGTCGCGTACGCCGGCGCGGAGGACGCCCACTGCACGGCCGAGGACCTGACGGCCTGGTCGCAGTACACCGCCGGCGCCTTCGAGACCCGGGTCTTCCCCGGCGACCACTTCTACCTCCAGGCCCAGGAACAGCCCCTGCTGGCCCACATCACCGGACATCTGGCGGCCGACCTCAGGCTGCGCCGGGTACTGAACGCGGCGCGCCGCACCAACGGCTGA
- a CDS encoding fatty acyl-AMP ligase, whose product MSVDLVTRLEQHGREIPGKEAVVFVRTTAAGPVKEPLTYGELDRRARSLASWLRGRCSIGDRVMLLYGTGPEFISTLAACMYAGVVAVPAPQPSTQRGHSSRSDGIVRDAGIRLVLTDAATHEDACAFLAEAGPAELACVATDLLELPDAPSWEVPPVTVDTPVIIQYTSGSTSSPKGVVVTHGSLAHNLCLNARAFGVDADSRTCSWLPQHHDMGLIGMLLTPLYQGGTAFKLASMDFLRRPHVWLDLIGRERIHTVVAPNFAYDLCTRRITDAQLAGLDFSSLVNAGNGAEPVSADTLRRFAERFAPAGFRPEHFSPCYGMAETTLIVSGTGPGEAPVLLPVDGDALAANEIRPVPAGAGTPTLVSSGTVHDLSVLIVDPVTRQTLPDGRIGEIWVRGASVGAGYWRNEEATERTFRAVTAEGAEGYLRTGDTGSLYEGRLYVTGRIKEVLVINGRNLYPHDIERELASMFDGFQGLSGSVCTVPAAGDGATAGSGEQLVVMHEVRRAGADADELAALARRLRAELATRVGVGIPHLLLLRPGQIRKTTSGKVQRTLMRELYLSGELQPLAADRSASARRTGTAGAA is encoded by the coding sequence ATGTCCGTTGACCTGGTCACCCGGCTGGAACAGCACGGTCGTGAGATTCCCGGCAAGGAAGCGGTGGTCTTCGTACGGACCACCGCGGCCGGCCCCGTCAAGGAGCCGCTGACCTACGGTGAACTGGACCGCCGTGCCCGCTCCCTGGCCTCGTGGTTGCGCGGACGGTGCTCGATCGGCGACCGGGTGATGCTGCTGTACGGGACGGGCCCCGAGTTCATCAGCACCCTGGCCGCGTGCATGTACGCGGGTGTGGTGGCGGTGCCCGCGCCGCAGCCGAGTACCCAGCGGGGCCACAGCTCGCGCTCGGACGGCATCGTGCGCGACGCCGGCATCCGCCTGGTGCTGACCGACGCCGCAACCCACGAGGACGCCTGTGCCTTCCTGGCCGAGGCCGGTCCCGCGGAACTCGCCTGCGTGGCCACCGACCTGCTGGAGCTGCCCGACGCGCCGAGCTGGGAGGTGCCCCCGGTCACCGTCGACACGCCGGTGATCATCCAGTACACCTCCGGATCGACCAGCTCCCCCAAGGGCGTCGTGGTCACCCACGGCTCGCTCGCCCACAACCTGTGCCTCAACGCACGGGCCTTCGGGGTGGACGCTGACAGCCGCACCTGCAGCTGGCTGCCGCAGCACCACGACATGGGGCTCATCGGCATGCTCCTCACCCCGCTGTACCAGGGCGGCACGGCCTTCAAGCTCGCCTCCATGGACTTCCTGCGCCGGCCGCACGTGTGGCTGGACCTGATCGGCCGGGAGCGCATCCACACGGTGGTCGCGCCCAACTTCGCGTACGACCTGTGCACCCGGCGCATCACGGACGCGCAGCTCGCCGGTCTGGACTTCTCCTCCCTCGTCAACGCGGGCAACGGCGCGGAGCCGGTGAGCGCGGACACCCTGCGCCGGTTCGCCGAGCGGTTCGCGCCCGCCGGCTTCCGCCCGGAGCACTTCAGCCCCTGCTACGGCATGGCCGAGACCACGCTCATCGTCAGCGGCACCGGGCCCGGCGAGGCCCCGGTCCTGCTGCCGGTGGACGGGGACGCGCTCGCGGCCAACGAGATCCGCCCCGTCCCGGCGGGTGCCGGTACGCCGACCTTGGTCAGCAGTGGCACGGTGCACGACCTCAGCGTGCTCATCGTCGACCCGGTGACCCGGCAGACCCTTCCCGACGGCCGGATCGGCGAGATCTGGGTACGCGGCGCCAGCGTCGGTGCGGGCTACTGGCGCAACGAGGAGGCGACCGAGCGCACCTTCCGCGCGGTCACGGCGGAGGGCGCGGAAGGCTATCTGCGCACGGGCGACACCGGCTCCCTGTACGAGGGTCGGCTCTACGTCACCGGCCGGATCAAGGAGGTCCTGGTCATCAACGGCCGCAACCTCTACCCGCACGACATCGAGCGTGAGCTGGCCTCGATGTTCGACGGTTTCCAGGGGCTCAGCGGCAGCGTCTGCACGGTGCCCGCTGCGGGCGACGGCGCCACCGCGGGATCCGGCGAGCAGCTCGTGGTCATGCACGAGGTACGGCGGGCCGGGGCCGATGCCGACGAACTGGCGGCGCTCGCACGCCGGCTGCGCGCGGAGCTGGCGACCCGGGTCGGCGTCGGCATCCCCCACTTGCTGCTGCTGCGTCCCGGCCAGATCCGCAAGACCACCAGCGGCAAGGTGCAGCGCACCCTGATGCGGGAGCTGTACCTGTCCGGCGAGTTGCAGCCGCTCGCCGCGGACCGCTCGGCCTCCGCGCGCCGTACGGGCACTGCGGGCGCGGCGTGA